The Streptomyces kanamyceticus genome window below encodes:
- a CDS encoding CpXC domain-containing protein, with translation MSGLPGVPAQSKRGPVFFTASCPDCRARFELSAGALRLAIGASRRTTFYSFTCPECGVAVRKPAGERIVELLTGGGVRTLRLHSTV, from the coding sequence ATGTCCGGATTGCCGGGGGTGCCCGCGCAGTCGAAGCGCGGGCCCGTCTTCTTCACCGCCTCCTGCCCCGACTGCCGTGCCCGCTTCGAGCTCTCCGCGGGGGCCCTGCGCCTGGCGATCGGCGCCAGCCGCCGCACCACCTTCTACTCCTTCACCTGCCCCGAGTGCGGGGTCGCGGTGCGCAAGCCCGCGGGCGAGCGCATTGTGGAACTCCTCACCGGCGGAGGGGTGCGGACGCTGCGTCTGCACTCGACCGTCTAG
- the tatA gene encoding Sec-independent protein translocase subunit TatA — translation MGRLGPTEIILILVVIVLLFGAKKLPDMARSLGKSARILKSEAKAMKTEGKKDEAAPADPPSDPAVQQRTIQAAPGDVSSSRPVTEPTDRTTQR, via the coding sequence ATGGGTAGGCTCGGCCCCACCGAGATCATTCTCATCCTCGTCGTCATCGTCCTGCTGTTCGGAGCCAAGAAGCTGCCCGACATGGCACGCTCCCTCGGCAAGTCGGCCCGCATCCTCAAGAGCGAGGCCAAGGCCATGAAGACCGAAGGCAAGAAGGACGAGGCCGCGCCGGCCGACCCGCCGAGCGACCCCGCCGTCCAGCAGCGCACCATCCAGGCGGCCCCCGGCGACGTGAGCAGCTCGCGCCCGGTCACCGAGCCGACCGACCGTACGACGCAGCGCTGA
- the tatC gene encoding twin-arginine translocase subunit TatC — MPLAEHLRELRNRLAKGMLAIAIVSIAAAYYSEELMKFLASPVPRCPDGGLESKGGECAVVAYTDLLSPFTTTVKVSVMAGIIIASPIWLYQLWAFIAPGLHKSERKYTYAFVSAAVPLFAGGALLAYTILPISVRVLLGITPDGSANILPMDKILDFTVRMILIFGAAFELPLILIMMNLTGMVTGRRMAGWWRGVVMGVFIFGAVATPTTDPFGMMALAGPIVVLYFIAVAFSLVNDKRRARKNPDADLDDDEASDLDLTPEPIDQVEGVRPPRALPEQAGTGRSDQRVNGFDDVT; from the coding sequence ATGCCCCTCGCGGAGCACTTGCGCGAGCTCCGCAACCGGCTCGCCAAGGGCATGCTGGCGATCGCGATCGTGTCGATCGCCGCCGCGTACTACAGCGAAGAGCTGATGAAGTTCCTCGCCTCCCCGGTGCCGCGCTGCCCTGACGGCGGCCTGGAGAGCAAGGGCGGCGAGTGCGCCGTCGTCGCCTACACCGACCTGCTCTCGCCGTTCACCACCACGGTCAAGGTCAGCGTCATGGCGGGCATCATCATCGCCAGCCCGATCTGGCTGTACCAGCTGTGGGCGTTCATCGCGCCCGGACTGCACAAGAGCGAGCGCAAGTACACGTACGCCTTCGTGTCCGCCGCGGTACCGCTCTTCGCGGGCGGCGCGCTGCTCGCCTACACGATCCTGCCCATCAGCGTGCGCGTCCTGCTCGGGATCACCCCCGACGGCTCGGCGAACATCCTGCCGATGGACAAGATCCTCGACTTCACGGTCCGGATGATCCTGATCTTCGGTGCGGCCTTCGAGCTGCCACTGATCCTGATCATGATGAACCTGACGGGCATGGTGACAGGTCGGCGGATGGCGGGCTGGTGGCGCGGTGTCGTCATGGGCGTGTTCATCTTCGGTGCGGTCGCGACGCCGACCACCGACCCGTTCGGCATGATGGCCCTCGCGGGGCCGATCGTCGTCCTGTACTTCATCGCCGTCGCCTTCTCGCTCGTGAACGACAAGCGGCGGGCACGGAAGAATCCCGACGCCGATCTTGACGACGACGAGGCCTCCGACCTCGACCTGACGCCCGAGCCGATCGACCAGGTCGAAGGGGTACGGCCGCCCAGGGCGCTGCCCGAGCAGGCGGGTACCGGACGGTCCGATCAGCGTGTGAACGGCTTCGACGACGTGACATAA
- a CDS encoding diacylglycerol kinase produces MTSEITLFVNPTAGRGRGAHAAQPAAAALRARGFSVRTVIGVDAPDALRRAREAVDGGTGALIAVGGDGMASLALQAVAGTRTPLGVIAVGTGNDFARALGLPVREPAAAGEAVAEALKGAHTRDVDLGRVEGTWFGTVLASGFDSRVNDRGNRMRWPTGRFKYDLAMIAELAAFRTVPYRIVLDGETVHEVEATLVAVGNGSSYGGGMKICAAADMSDGLFDVTVVGDCSRTTLLKVFPRVYKGTHLDHPKVTVYRAAKVEIAAPDITGYADGEPLGALPLTAECVPGAVRVLAPRAVAG; encoded by the coding sequence GTGACCAGCGAGATCACCCTCTTCGTCAATCCCACCGCGGGCCGCGGCCGGGGCGCTCACGCGGCGCAGCCGGCCGCTGCCGCGTTGCGGGCCCGCGGCTTCTCCGTACGCACGGTCATCGGGGTGGACGCCCCCGATGCGCTGCGACGGGCCCGTGAGGCCGTCGACGGCGGCACCGGGGCGCTGATAGCCGTCGGCGGCGACGGCATGGCGAGCCTCGCCCTGCAGGCCGTCGCCGGGACCCGCACCCCGCTCGGCGTGATCGCCGTGGGCACCGGAAACGACTTCGCCAGGGCACTCGGCCTGCCGGTGCGCGAGCCCGCCGCCGCGGGGGAGGCGGTGGCCGAGGCGCTCAAGGGCGCGCACACCCGCGACGTCGATCTGGGGCGGGTCGAGGGCACGTGGTTCGGGACCGTGCTCGCGTCCGGCTTCGACTCGCGGGTCAACGACCGGGGCAACCGGATGCGGTGGCCCACCGGACGCTTCAAGTACGACCTCGCGATGATCGCCGAACTCGCCGCGTTCAGGACCGTGCCCTACCGCATCGTCCTCGACGGCGAGACGGTCCACGAGGTCGAGGCCACGCTCGTGGCGGTCGGCAACGGATCGTCGTACGGCGGCGGCATGAAGATCTGCGCGGCGGCCGACATGAGCGACGGGCTCTTCGACGTCACCGTGGTCGGGGACTGCAGTCGTACGACGCTCCTGAAGGTCTTTCCGCGCGTCTACAAGGGCACGCACCTCGACCATCCCAAGGTCACCGTGTACCGGGCCGCGAAGGTCGAGATCGCCGCGCCGGACATCACCGGATACGCGGACGGGGAGCCGCTCGGCGCGCTGCCGCTGACCGCCGAGTGCGTGCCGGGGGCGGTGCGGGTCCTGGCGCCGCGAGCGGTGGCCGGATGA
- a CDS encoding DEAD/DEAH box helicase, giving the protein MTEDLSPAERYAAARKRAVEQATALASFREMYEFGLDPFQIEACQALEAGKGVLVAAPTGSGKTIVGEFAVHLALLQGKKCFYTTPIKALSNQKYADLAKRYGADKVGLLTGDNSVNSDAPVVVMTTEVLRNMLYSGSQSLLNLGYVVMDEVHYLSDRFRGAVWEEVIIHLQESVTLVSLSATVSNAEEFGDWLDTVRGDTEVIVSEHRPVPLFQHVLAGRRMYDLFEEGEGQKKAVNPDLTRMARMEASRSYNPRDRRKGKMIREADRERERRQRSRIWTPGRPEVIERLDSEGLLPAITFIFSRAACEAAVQQCLYAGLRLNDDGARMRVREIVEERTGSIPNEDLHVLGYYEWLEGLERGIAAHHAGMLPSFKEVVEELFVRGLVKAVFATETLALGINMPARSVVLEKLVKWNGEQHADITPGEYTQLTGRAGRRGIDVEGHAVVLWQRAMSPEHLAGLAGTRTYPLRSSFKPSYNMAVNLVDQFGRHRSRELLETSFAQFQADKSVVGISRQVQKNEEGLEGYQASMTCHLGDFEEYARLRRELKDRETELAKQGAAQRRVAAAAALEKLKPGDVIHVPTGKYAGLALVLDPGLPAGRASGQRGFDHVDGPRPLVLTAERQVKRLAAMDFPVPVEALERMRIPKSFNARSPQSRRDLASALRTKAGHIVPDRHRKGRAAAADDQEIARLRTELRAHPCHGCDEREDHARWAERYHRLKRDTSQLERRIEGRTNTIARTFDRIVALLTELDYLRGNEVTEHGKRLARLYGELDLLASECLRAGVWEGLSPAELAACVSALVYEARVGDDALAPKLPSGAAKAALGEMVRIWGRLDGLEEDFKISQTEGVGQREPDLGFAWAAYMWANDKGLDEVLREAEMPAGDFVRWCKQVIDVLGQIAAAAPREGSTVAKNARKAVDQLLRGVVAYSSVG; this is encoded by the coding sequence ATGACAGAGGACCTCTCACCGGCCGAGCGGTACGCGGCGGCGCGCAAGCGCGCTGTCGAGCAGGCCACCGCACTCGCGTCCTTCCGCGAGATGTACGAATTCGGCCTCGACCCCTTCCAGATCGAGGCCTGCCAGGCGCTCGAGGCGGGCAAGGGCGTGCTCGTCGCCGCCCCCACGGGCTCGGGCAAGACGATCGTCGGCGAATTCGCCGTGCACCTCGCTCTGCTGCAGGGCAAGAAGTGCTTCTACACCACGCCCATCAAGGCGCTCTCCAACCAGAAGTACGCCGACCTCGCCAAGCGGTACGGCGCGGACAAGGTCGGCCTGCTCACCGGCGACAACAGCGTCAACTCCGATGCCCCGGTGGTCGTCATGACCACCGAAGTCCTGCGGAACATGCTGTACTCGGGCTCGCAGTCGCTGCTCAACCTCGGATACGTGGTCATGGACGAGGTGCACTACCTCTCCGACCGCTTCCGCGGCGCCGTCTGGGAGGAAGTGATCATCCACCTCCAGGAGTCGGTCACGCTCGTCTCCCTGTCGGCCACCGTGTCCAACGCCGAGGAGTTCGGCGACTGGCTCGACACGGTGCGCGGCGACACCGAGGTGATCGTCTCCGAGCACCGGCCCGTGCCGCTCTTCCAGCACGTCCTCGCGGGGCGTCGGATGTATGACCTCTTCGAGGAGGGCGAGGGCCAGAAGAAGGCGGTCAACCCCGACCTCACGCGCATGGCGCGGATGGAGGCCAGCCGTTCGTACAACCCGCGCGATCGCCGCAAGGGCAAGATGATCCGCGAGGCCGACCGCGAGCGCGAGCGCAGACAGCGCTCACGGATCTGGACGCCGGGCCGCCCCGAGGTCATCGAACGGCTCGACTCCGAGGGCCTGTTGCCCGCCATCACGTTCATCTTCAGCCGCGCCGCGTGCGAGGCCGCCGTCCAGCAGTGTCTGTACGCGGGCCTCAGGCTGAACGACGACGGCGCGCGGATGAGGGTCCGCGAGATCGTCGAGGAGCGCACGGGTTCGATCCCGAACGAGGACCTCCACGTCCTTGGCTACTACGAATGGCTCGAAGGACTGGAGCGCGGCATCGCGGCGCACCACGCGGGCATGTTGCCCAGCTTCAAGGAGGTCGTCGAGGAGCTGTTCGTGCGCGGCCTGGTCAAGGCCGTCTTCGCGACCGAGACGCTCGCGCTCGGCATCAACATGCCCGCGCGCAGCGTGGTCCTCGAAAAGCTCGTCAAGTGGAACGGCGAGCAGCATGCCGACATCACCCCCGGCGAGTACACGCAGTTGACGGGTCGTGCGGGCCGCCGAGGCATCGACGTCGAGGGCCATGCGGTGGTCCTGTGGCAGCGCGCCATGAGCCCCGAGCACCTGGCCGGGCTCGCCGGTACGCGCACGTACCCGCTGCGCTCCAGCTTCAAGCCGTCGTACAACATGGCGGTGAACCTGGTCGACCAGTTCGGGCGGCACCGCTCGCGCGAGCTTCTGGAGACGTCCTTCGCGCAGTTCCAGGCCGACAAGTCGGTCGTCGGGATCTCCCGGCAGGTGCAGAAGAACGAGGAGGGCCTGGAGGGCTACCAGGCCTCCATGACCTGTCACTTGGGGGACTTCGAGGAGTACGCGCGACTGCGTCGCGAACTCAAGGACCGCGAGACCGAGCTGGCCAAGCAGGGTGCGGCCCAGCGCAGGGTCGCCGCTGCCGCCGCCCTGGAGAAGCTCAAGCCGGGCGACGTCATCCACGTTCCGACGGGGAAGTACGCGGGCCTCGCGCTCGTGCTCGACCCGGGGCTGCCCGCCGGGCGGGCCAGCGGGCAGCGCGGCTTCGACCACGTGGACGGGCCGCGGCCGCTGGTGCTCACCGCCGAGCGGCAGGTCAAGCGGCTCGCGGCGATGGACTTCCCGGTGCCCGTCGAGGCCCTGGAGCGGATGCGCATCCCGAAGTCGTTCAACGCCCGCTCGCCGCAGTCCCGCCGTGACCTGGCGTCCGCGCTGCGCACCAAGGCGGGGCACATCGTCCCCGACCGGCACCGCAAGGGGCGCGCGGCGGCCGCCGACGACCAGGAGATCGCCCGCTTGCGCACGGAGCTGCGCGCGCACCCCTGTCACGGCTGCGACGAGCGCGAGGACCACGCGCGCTGGGCCGAGCGGTACCACCGCCTCAAGCGCGACACCTCGCAGCTGGAGCGGCGCATAGAGGGGCGGACGAACACCATCGCCCGCACCTTCGACCGCATCGTCGCCTTGCTCACCGAGCTCGACTACCTGCGGGGCAACGAGGTCACCGAGCACGGCAAGCGGCTCGCCCGGCTCTACGGAGAGCTGGACCTGCTCGCCAGCGAGTGCCTGCGCGCCGGGGTCTGGGAGGGGCTCAGCCCCGCCGAACTGGCCGCGTGCGTCTCCGCGTTGGTCTACGAGGCGCGGGTGGGCGACGACGCGCTCGCGCCCAAGCTGCCGTCCGGCGCGGCGAAGGCGGCGCTCGGCGAGATGGTGCGGATCTGGGGCCGCCTCGACGGTCTCGAAGAGGATTTCAAGATCAGCCAGACCGAGGGCGTCGGGCAGCGCGAGCCGGACCTGGGCTTCGCCTGGGCGGCGTACATGTGGGCCAACGACAAGGGGCTCGACGAGGTCCTGCGCGAGGCGGAGATGCCGGCCGGTGACTTCGTGCGCTGGTGCAAGCAGGTCATCGACGTGCTCGGCCAGATCGCGGCGGCGGCGCCGCGGGAGGGCAGCACGGTCGCGAAGAACGCGCGCAAGGCGGTTGATCAGCTGTTGCGGGGGGTCGTGGCGTACAGCTCGGTCGGGTGA
- a CDS encoding LLM class flavin-dependent oxidoreductase gives MPVEFLGIAATNEGSEVTARSGASFDKDYTLRLARAHEDHGWDRVLFAYGSGSPDPSPAAAYIAARTERLQILVAHRPNVSYPTFAAKTFATLDQISEGRLAVHFITGGNDHEQQREGDFLTKDERYARTREAIQIIKKAWTSHEPFDHEGTHYRFNDFVSDTFPVQQPHPRVSFGGSSPAAYAAGGAEADIYCLWGEPLAQTAEQIESVKAAAKAAGRTDVPTIQVAFRPIIAPTEELAWEKAYATLDRIKARAAGATLSRRRPPGEPQNAGSQRLLAAAAAGERHDRALWTPTAAETGGAGNSTALVGTPETVAQALLDYYDLGVEILSARGYDLLDDAIDFGRHVIPIVREEVAKRDAARA, from the coding sequence ATGCCCGTCGAGTTCCTCGGCATCGCCGCCACCAACGAAGGATCCGAAGTCACCGCGCGCTCCGGCGCCTCCTTCGACAAGGACTACACCCTCAGGCTCGCCAGGGCCCACGAGGACCACGGCTGGGACCGGGTCCTGTTCGCCTACGGTTCGGGCTCCCCCGACCCCTCCCCCGCGGCCGCCTACATCGCGGCCCGCACCGAGCGGCTCCAGATCCTGGTCGCGCACCGCCCCAACGTGTCGTACCCGACGTTCGCAGCGAAGACCTTCGCGACCCTCGACCAGATCAGTGAAGGGCGCCTCGCGGTGCACTTCATCACCGGCGGCAACGACCACGAGCAGCAGCGCGAGGGCGACTTCCTCACCAAGGACGAGCGCTACGCACGCACCCGCGAGGCCATCCAGATCATCAAGAAGGCCTGGACGTCACACGAACCCTTCGACCACGAGGGCACGCACTACCGCTTCAACGACTTCGTCAGCGACACCTTCCCCGTCCAACAGCCGCATCCCCGCGTCTCGTTCGGCGGCTCATCGCCCGCCGCGTACGCCGCGGGCGGCGCCGAGGCCGACATCTACTGCCTGTGGGGCGAGCCCCTGGCGCAGACCGCCGAGCAGATCGAGTCGGTGAAGGCGGCGGCGAAGGCCGCGGGCCGCACCGACGTCCCCACCATCCAGGTGGCGTTCCGCCCGATCATCGCGCCGACCGAGGAGCTGGCCTGGGAGAAGGCGTACGCGACCCTCGACCGGATCAAGGCCCGCGCCGCGGGCGCCACGCTCTCCCGGCGCCGCCCGCCCGGCGAGCCGCAGAACGCGGGATCGCAGCGGCTCCTCGCGGCGGCCGCGGCCGGTGAGCGCCACGACCGCGCGCTGTGGACGCCGACCGCCGCTGAGACCGGCGGCGCGGGCAACTCGACGGCCCTGGTGGGGACTCCGGAGACGGTCGCGCAGGCCCTGCTCGACTACTACGACCTGGGCGTGGAAATCCTCTCCGCCCGCGGCTACGACCTGCTGGACGACGCGATCGACTTCGGCCGCCACGTGATCCCGATCGTGCGCGAGGAGGTGGCGAAGCGGGACGCTGCGCGGGCCTGA
- a CDS encoding ATP-binding protein, translating into MVSVQSPPGGREIPYARVLLLPAMLMAAATGAAVAAVTEPARPAVGLCGTVATLMVIVVGTEAVRRGRTIRGLRAQYAQRLAFLERRIASHDDETVRLGREILPEALWRLRQGESPVEVVRNVVDNDEAYRELPDSQRELLRSVLDTLDREEAMRESAQRAFVNIARRVQSIVHQQAAELRDMEEFHGRNPEVFDDLLRIDHGTALIGRLADSIAVLGGARPGRQWPKPVPLFSVLRGAMSRILDYPRVELHSIANVAIHGTSVEPLIHACAELLDNATRYSPPQTKVHVTAVEVQTGIAVEIEDGGVSLSEEARARAERMLEQAQAGIDLNDLGETPRLGMAVVGRLSQMYNLQVSLRQSAYGGVRAVLIVPREMMTTGPAPGLAHGIGASAVPRVDNGGRPIEEPARNIRRKKPRVVTAGPPLRSPLTATMEDDVPEVTEWTPNGLPQRRSRVKISLSERYAQEAEAQRIAEAHAAATAPPPPPAPKREEPEPGLWIEAFMKGVKGDEPQDPDPSAPQGHIPPQGPSQNDHGNADEGGWK; encoded by the coding sequence ATGGTGAGTGTTCAATCGCCTCCCGGTGGCCGAGAAATCCCTTACGCGCGTGTGCTGTTGCTGCCCGCCATGCTGATGGCCGCGGCGACCGGAGCGGCCGTCGCCGCGGTGACGGAGCCGGCCCGCCCCGCCGTGGGCTTGTGCGGCACCGTCGCGACCCTCATGGTCATCGTGGTCGGCACCGAAGCCGTGCGGCGCGGCCGGACCATCCGGGGGTTGCGCGCGCAGTACGCACAGCGGCTCGCCTTCCTCGAACGGCGCATCGCATCCCATGACGACGAGACCGTCCGCCTGGGCAGGGAGATCCTGCCCGAGGCGCTCTGGCGACTGCGCCAGGGCGAATCACCCGTGGAAGTGGTCCGCAACGTCGTCGACAACGACGAGGCCTACCGCGAACTCCCGGACTCGCAGCGCGAACTGCTGCGTTCCGTGCTCGACACCCTGGACCGCGAAGAGGCCATGCGCGAGTCCGCGCAGCGCGCCTTCGTCAACATCGCGCGGCGCGTGCAGTCCATCGTCCACCAACAGGCCGCGGAACTGCGCGACATGGAGGAGTTCCACGGGCGCAACCCCGAGGTCTTCGACGACCTGCTCCGCATCGACCACGGCACCGCGCTGATCGGCCGTCTCGCCGACTCCATCGCGGTGCTCGGCGGAGCCCGCCCAGGACGCCAATGGCCCAAGCCCGTACCGCTGTTCAGCGTGTTGCGCGGCGCGATGTCCCGGATCCTCGACTACCCGCGCGTCGAGCTGCACTCGATCGCGAACGTCGCCATCCACGGCACGTCCGTCGAACCGCTCATCCACGCCTGCGCGGAACTCCTCGACAACGCCACCCGGTACTCGCCGCCGCAGACCAAGGTGCACGTCACCGCCGTCGAGGTGCAGACCGGCATCGCCGTCGAGATCGAGGACGGCGGCGTCAGCCTCAGCGAGGAGGCCCGGGCCAGGGCCGAGCGCATGCTGGAGCAGGCGCAGGCCGGCATCGACCTCAACGACCTCGGTGAGACCCCGCGCCTGGGCATGGCCGTGGTCGGCAGGCTCTCGCAGATGTACAACCTCCAGGTCTCCCTGCGCCAGTCCGCCTACGGCGGCGTGCGCGCGGTGCTCATCGTGCCGCGCGAGATGATGACCACCGGGCCCGCGCCCGGTCTCGCCCACGGCATCGGCGCCTCCGCCGTACCCCGCGTGGACAACGGCGGACGGCCCATCGAGGAGCCCGCGCGCAACATCCGGCGCAAGAAGCCCCGGGTCGTCACCGCGGGACCGCCGCTGCGCTCCCCGCTCACCGCGACCATGGAGGACGACGTCCCCGAGGTCACCGAGTGGACGCCGAACGGCCTGCCGCAGCGGCGCAGTCGCGTCAAGATCTCCCTGAGCGAGCGGTACGCCCAGGAGGCCGAGGCCCAGCGGATCGCCGAGGCGCACGCCGCCGCGACCGCACCGCCCCCGCCGCCCGCGCCCAAGCGGGAAGAGCCCGAACCGGGCCTGTGGATCGAGGCGTTCATGAAGGGCGTCAAGGGCGATGAGCCCCAGGACCCCGACCCGTCCGCCCCGCAGGGACACATCCCTCCGCAGGGACCCAGCCAGAACGACCACGGCAACGCCGACGAGGGGGGCTGGAAGTGA
- a CDS encoding roadblock/LC7 domain-containing protein — translation MIQQRANFDWMLKELADGVPQTRQIVVLSADGLRIARYGGDPDAADRIAAACAGLQSLAAAVATEIPHSDGGMKMVIIEINGGYFYLMAAGAGAYLAVLADETVDAGLIGTRMRDLVVRIGAHLTSPPRRDGQAV, via the coding sequence GTGATCCAGCAACGCGCCAATTTCGACTGGATGCTCAAGGAGCTCGCCGACGGGGTGCCGCAGACGCGGCAGATCGTGGTGCTCTCCGCCGACGGCCTGCGCATCGCACGCTACGGCGGCGACCCGGACGCGGCCGACCGCATCGCCGCCGCCTGCGCCGGCCTGCAGAGCCTGGCCGCCGCCGTGGCCACGGAGATCCCGCACAGCGACGGCGGCATGAAGATGGTCATCATCGAGATCAACGGCGGCTACTTCTATCTGATGGCCGCCGGGGCAGGGGCCTATCTCGCGGTGCTCGCAGACGAGACCGTCGACGCGGGCCTCATCGGCACCCGCATGCGCGACCTCGTCGTACGCATCGGCGCCCACCTGACGAGCCCGCCCCGGCGTGACGGGCAGGCCGTATGA
- a CDS encoding DUF742 domain-containing protein: MTPPQGSSHSPPHSETPAKDGAPACDAPPQRERRSPENPERLYILTGEGTDRAPLDLVTLIVAAGEAAPTAQPEHSAILRLCTTPLSVAELSAYMALPFSVVTVVLTELLATELIQARAPVVRSALPDRSLLEAVMHGLQKL; encoded by the coding sequence ATGACTCCTCCGCAAGGCTCCTCGCACAGCCCCCCGCACAGTGAGACCCCCGCCAAGGACGGCGCCCCGGCCTGCGACGCCCCGCCCCAGCGCGAACGCCGCAGCCCGGAGAACCCCGAGCGGCTGTACATCCTCACGGGTGAGGGGACCGACCGCGCGCCGCTCGATCTCGTCACCCTGATCGTGGCGGCGGGCGAGGCGGCCCCCACGGCGCAGCCGGAGCACTCCGCGATCCTGCGGCTCTGTACGACGCCACTCTCCGTCGCCGAACTCTCTGCCTACATGGCGCTGCCGTTCAGCGTCGTGACCGTCGTCCTGACGGAGTTACTGGCGACCGAGCTCATTCAGGCGCGTGCCCCCGTCGTCCGCTCCGCGCTCCCCGACCGGTCCCTCCTCGAAGCGGTGATGCATGGACTCCAGAAACTTTAA
- a CDS encoding GTP-binding protein, which produces MDSRNFKNTDTITGPRSEDVLPHTAAAAVKVVVVGGFGVGKTTMVGSVSEIRPLTTEETMTQAGIGVDDNYGSESKTATTVAMDFGRISISEELVLYLFGTPGQERFWFLWNGLFEGALGAVVLIDTRRLAVSFDVIGRLEERGVPFVVAVNSFPDAPDHPVETLRKALDLEPAVPILSCDARRRESSRDVLMTLMRYLHSLAVARA; this is translated from the coding sequence ATGGACTCCAGAAACTTTAAGAACACCGACACGATCACCGGACCGCGCAGTGAGGACGTCCTGCCGCACACGGCAGCCGCCGCAGTGAAGGTCGTGGTCGTGGGCGGGTTCGGGGTCGGCAAGACGACCATGGTCGGCTCGGTCAGCGAGATCAGGCCGCTGACGACCGAAGAGACCATGACCCAGGCGGGCATCGGTGTCGACGACAACTACGGCTCGGAATCCAAGACGGCCACCACCGTGGCCATGGACTTCGGGCGGATCAGCATCTCCGAAGAGCTGGTCCTCTATCTCTTCGGGACCCCGGGGCAGGAGCGCTTCTGGTTCCTGTGGAACGGCCTCTTCGAAGGCGCGCTCGGCGCGGTCGTCCTCATCGACACCCGCAGGCTCGCGGTCAGCTTCGACGTGATCGGACGTCTGGAGGAGCGCGGCGTGCCCTTCGTCGTCGCCGTCAACTCCTTCCCCGACGCGCCCGACCACCCGGTCGAGACCTTGCGCAAGGCCCTCGACCTGGAACCCGCCGTGCCGATCCTCAGCTGTGACGCCCGTCGCAGGGAGTCGAGCAGAGACGTCCTGATGACGCTGATGCGCTATCTCCACTCGCTGGCCGTGGCCCGCGCCTGA